Proteins from one Candida orthopsilosis Co 90-125, chromosome 2 draft sequence genomic window:
- a CDS encoding Tri1 protein (3 introns; similar to C. parapsilosis CPAR2_110030 and C. albicans orf19.6013; S. cerevisiae homolog TRI1 localizes to cytoplasm, nucleolus), with translation MSTYEPEKYLPTIDAILSVANLEEITVKKIRKALQELFGVDLNAHKKQINEVILNRYYNLQRIREKESDDVKKRDRDEMERQDALLAAKLSRQESARQPRTKRKATKVSTTKEKTKRAPNNAFNREMALSHELQNVIARERCSRPQVVKHLWAYIKGNNLQNPADKRQIICDDKLQKLFKKKTVGAFEMNRILSKHIFVFDDIEDNQSSSQAQEEVVNDDDEEEDDDNVADEGKNEPDSMVDNNTEAKLEETAKQLEEVLTSEED, from the exons ATGAGTACATATGAGCCTGAGAAGTACCTACCCACTATAGAT GCGATTCTTagtgttgcaaatttgGAGGAAATCACAGTGAAAAAGATTAGAAAAGCATTGCAGGAGTTGTTCGGAGTAGATTTGAATGCACATAAG AAACAAATCAACGAAGTGATCTTGAACCGATACTACAATCTTCAGAGAATCCGAGAAAAGGAGTCAGACGATGTGAAAAAGAGAGACCGGGATGAAATGGAGCGTCAGGACGCCTTACTTGCTGCAAAACTACTGAGACAAGAATCGGCCAGACAACCAAGAACGAAACGTAAAGCAACCAAAGTGTCTACAACCAAAGAGAAGACAAAGCGAGCTCCAAATAATGCGTTCAATCGAGAAATGGCTCTAAGCCACGAACTACAGAATGTCATTGCACGGGAAAGGTGTTCACGACCTCAAGTGGTGAAACATTTGTGGGCATACATCAAAGGCAATAACTTGCAAAATCCTGCTGATAAACGACAAATTATTTGTGATGATAAGCTTCAAAagttattcaaaaaga AGACTGTTGGTGCATTTGAGATGAATAGAATATTGTCAAAGCATATTTTCGTGTTCGATGATATTGAGGACAACCAGTCTTCATCGCAAGCGCAAGAAGAGGTagttaatgatgatgacgaagaagaagacgatGACAATGTTGCTGATGAGGGAAAGAATGAACCTGATTCCATGGTAGATAACAATACAGAAGCAAAGTTAGAGGAAACTGCAAAACAATTAGAAGAGGTACTAACATCGGAGGAGGATTGA